The following nucleotide sequence is from Bacteroidales bacterium.
AAATTGATAGTGGATTGCAGGAAAATCAAAGCATTCCACCGTGTACTTCACTTTTTCCTGCTCAGGCGAATCATCCCGTACTGAAAATTTTTCCTTTTTTATACCGGAAGAGATGGCAAATGAAGGATTTCTGGAAACCTGAATGGATTGATTCAGCAAATCGGCCATAGCAATGATTTTTGCGGCCATGCTGTCATCCATCGTGTAAATGTAAGATGGCAGACTTACCGGCTGAAGCTGGTAATATGCCTTCTGCCCGGATGCTGCCATGAGCATGATTTCACTGAAGGTAGCGGTATTACCCGCTTCTTCACTGTCTTCTTTTTTGCAGGAAAAAAGAAGCAGCAAAAGCATCAGAGGGATTGCAATTGCTTTCATGACAGGTAATTTTTTTGGTATAAGTTACAAAAATCATTTGAAATTAATGTTCCCGTTGATGCGTTTCAGCAGGATGAAGCACGGATGACCCCAAAAAGACCATAACATTGCGTATTAGTTCGCTTACTCTCCTGATATGCAATCCGGCTTGAAAAGGTAATCCTCCTATAGGGTGCATTAAAACTTTGGTTTTATCCATCGAAGAAAAAACATTAATTTTGGGTATGATTACTTCCCTGAATGGATGATAGAGTTAAATATTGGCTTGAACTCTCGGATTATGACCTTGAAACAGCTATTGCCATGCTCAATAGCAGGAGGTACTTATATGTCGGCTTCCTGTGTCATCAAACCATAGAAAAAATATTCAAAGCATACTATACTTTCCTTACATCAGAAACAGCGCCATTTTCGCACAGTTTATCCTATTTGGCAAAAAAAGGTGATTTTTATGATGAATTTTCCGAAGACCAGAAAGATTTTATCGACAGGATTGAGCCTTTGAATATTGAAGCAAGATATCCTTCAAATAAAGAAAGATTATTAAAAAGCCTTACTTACGAAAAATGTCTTGATATAATTGAAAAAACCAAAGCTCTGCAGCAATGGATAAAAGCGAAGCTATAAAAAAGGTCAAGCAATATAAATTATTACTTAAACAGCATTTTGACCTTGAATCAGTTTACCTGTTTGGGTCTTATGCAACTGAAACCAACAGGGAAGATAGCGATATAGACGTGGCGGTTGTTGTGAATCATGTTTCACAGGACTTTTTTCTTGTCAATCCATTGCTCTGGAAGTTAAGAAGACAAATTGATGACCGGATTGAACCTGTTTTAATTGATAAAAACAACGACAAGTCTGGTTTTTTGGATGAAATCAAAAAAAATGGGATTGAAATTGAATAAGCCCAATCCATTGGAAGATTCTCAAACCTAAATAGCTTGCTTTTATTTTGTTTCAGAGGGACTGAGCCGGATTCCAACTCTGCCATTCAGCCCGCATTGCATTAGTTCGCTTGCTTTCCTTTTTTAAGGCCACCCTGTTTTATGGATATCAAAGCGAAAACAAAGCAATATCGGAGGATTCGGATCCTTATTGATTCAGCATGTACAGAGTAATATAGGCCATGGCTCCCATGGCTTGTGCGAGGGCCGGTTCATGAATGGAGAATCCTGCCGTATGGAGCGCCTGGGCTGGCGCTCCGGGAGTTTTGGTACCGAAACGATAAAATACAGCGGGGTATTTCTGCGAGTACCACGCAAAGTCCTCGGATGTCATCCTCAGGTCAAGAGGCACAACGTTTTTTTCACCGGCATACTGAACAGCTGCTTCCATAGCCGATGCCGTATATTCAGGATGGTTGACCAGCACAGGATAGCCTTTAAGGATGGTGCATTCGCAGGAAACACCTCCTGCCAGGGCGGTATGTTCACTCACTGAACGGATGAGACTGTGGGCTCCGGCTCTCCAGGGCTCGTCAAAGGTGCGAAACGTACCTTCCATTGTCACCTGATCAGGGATCACATTGGTAGCTCCCGCGGCAGTGACTTTTCCTATGGAAAGAACGGTGGGTACAGCAGGGTTTCCTTTCCGGCTGACGATCTGCTGGAGTGCCACAATAATCTGTGCTGTTATCAGCACCGGATCAGTTATTCTGTGCGGCATGGCCGCATGGCCGCCTTTGCCGGTTATGGTAAAATACAGTTCGTCGGTTGATGCCATATAGGCACCGGGGCGGAAACCCAGTACACCGCTTTCCAGTTCCGGATCGACGTGCTGGGCGATAATCAGATCAGGTTCCCGTTCGCTGAAGAGCCCTTCTTCCATCATGCGCAATGCCCCCCCGGGAAGTTTCTCCTCACCCGGCTGGAAAATTAACTGCACGGTCCCTTCAAACTGGCCGGACATTTCCTTCAGTATACGGGCACAACCGAGCAGGGCGGCCATATGGGCATCGTGCCCGCAGGCATGCATCACCCCTGGATTTGAGGATGCAAAAGAGAAAGTGTTTTTTTCCTCTATCGGCAGTGCATCCATATCGGCCCGCAAGGCCACAAGTTTCTTCTCCGGCCGGGCACCTCTTATAAAAGCAGTAATTCCGGTACCTGCGATTCCTTTCCGGTAGGGGATATCCCATGCATCCAGCAGGGAGCAGATATAACCAGCCGTTTTCACCTCCTGAAACGACAATTCAGGATGCTGATGAAGATGCCTTCTGATGGCAATGATTTCCTCAAGAAGCTGTTCGCTGTGCTGATGAATAGAATCCCGTAACGACATAAAAAGCTTATTTTCCAAAGACAAGACGAAGGCCTACCAGAATAATCAGAATACCGAATATCCTTTTCAGGAACTGTTCCGGAAGACTGATAGCCAGTTTTGCTCCGAGAAGGCCGCCGATAAAAAAGGCAACCATCACAATCAGTCCGAAGCGATAGTTAACGTAACCCTGTTTTGCATAGGCAAGCATTGCCAGAAGAACGACCGGAGGGGTGAGAATAAAAAGGCTGGTCCCCTGTGCTTCGTGCTGGCCCATGCCCATAACCAGCACAAGCGCCGGTACAATAATGATGGCTCCTCCCACCCCCATGGTTCCTGAAACAATTCCGGCCACAAGACCGATCAGCAGAAGAAGCAGAATCTGAGTTATTCCCATGTTTGCCAGGTTATTAAAAATCCAGATTGAGTGACAAATAGAAAATACGGGGTAAAATTACCTTATTTTCGATACCATGCGCCCAGTCGAGACGGATAAAATACCCCAGAACCTGTGTGCGGAGGCCAAATCCGTATCCCGCAACGATCGGGTCGCGGTTCGACTGGATAATCACCTTATAGGTACCCCGGTCAATAACCTGCTTGTCGTAAGCATTCTTTCCCGAATAAGGCGATAACCCTGTCCATGCCGAACCTACATCAGCAAAACCCACAATCTGAAAATTGTTAAGGAAAGCAGAGGAAAGCGGCCTGTTGAGTATGTACCGGAAAACAGGAAAACGGATTTCATTGTTGATGAGGGCAAAATTATTGCCGTTCCTTATATTTTGCGTGAAGCCGCGCATATCGGTTGCCAGAGTCTGGTAGGCGTAATTCACTTTAGGGTCGACAGCTACACTCTGGTCAAATGTGGGGTATTTGCCGGGAAAGATATTGATCCAGTTATCCACACTACCCAGATAATAGATGAGACGGGCATGACCAAAGGAAGTGCTGGCAGCAAAGCGGGTTGCCCAGATCAGGCTTCTGTGGATCCGAACGTAATTCCTGAAATCCACCCCCAGCACCCAGAGGTCTGTTTTCTTCTCATTTATCTGTTTGTAGTATTCGCCAAAAATCTTATACCGCGTACCGCTGTAAAGGTTAAGCCCCAGGCTACGGGTATTGTCAAAAATCACTTCTCCTTTCAGCCCTGCCCATGACCTGACATAATTGGGAGATTCAAGGCTTCTGACATCGGTAGCCAGCAATACCGTTCGGTCGTGCCTGAAACTGGCCGTTCCTTTCACCGCAAAAACCTGACTGAACGGATACCTGAGAATGTACATTACCTGGTGGGTCTGGGTTTTGATGAGATAATCATAATCGTAGAGATAGTTTTTGAAAACCTGCCTGTGAAAAACAACCTGCTTGTCGAGCCGTTTTTTCAGGTTTTCGAAGCTCAGCAGGTATTCATTGCTGTCAAAGTCGGTGGCAAAACGCACCCCTCCGATAATTTTGTAATCTTCAAACAGGTCATTTGTGCCCAGTTTGAAGAGCATATTGAACCCCGGATTATAATAAACGGCTCCTCCTGTAAAGGCCTGATAGGAAGCATTAAGAAAGGTAAAATCAATCTGGTTTACAATATAGTTGGTATAGAACGAAGTTTCGTAGATGCGCACCCGGGGCCAGAGGGAACCGGCATTGGCCGAATCGCGCGTTATTACAATATTTTGCCTGGCCAGCTGGGCATTCAGGTAATTGATTTTTTCCTCTTCAAAAACATAGTTGTTAATATCAACCTGCCTGGTTGTATTAAGAGTAGAGTCGAGCAATTTAGGCAAACCTGCCGTGGAACCCAGCATTTGCAGAGGGATGTAGGTTTTGGGAATTCGGGCTATGCTGTCGTTTTTCCGTAACTGCGCGGTGAGATTGGTACGGTAAGGTGTCGGCACAGGAGGAGGAACAGAACCCGGCACTTCGGTTTCATGACTAAATATATTGAATCTGCCGTTATTGAAAATCAGGTCGGCAATATTACCTGTTCCGGGAGAATAATCCTGTTCGAGGATACCCCTGGAATAATTTGTAAGAGGTACACTTTTACTGAAGTAACGGTAATGAATGATGGTATCGACAAAACTGATCGTGCTATCGAACCGTCCGAGATAACGGTTGAAAATACCGCTTTTATCGCTCAGGTAAAGAAATTCATTACGGCTTCGTTCTGCA
It contains:
- a CDS encoding HEPN domain-containing protein is translated as MDDRVKYWLELSDYDLETAIAMLNSRRYLYVGFLCHQTIEKIFKAYYTFLTSETAPFSHSLSYLAKKGDFYDEFSEDQKDFIDRIEPLNIEARYPSNKERLLKSLTYEKCLDIIEKTKALQQWIKAKL
- a CDS encoding nucleotidyltransferase domain-containing protein; translated protein: MDKSEAIKKVKQYKLLLKQHFDLESVYLFGSYATETNREDSDIDVAVVVNHVSQDFFLVNPLLWKLRRQIDDRIEPVLIDKNNDKSGFLDEIKKNGIEIE
- a CDS encoding amidohydrolase, translating into MSLRDSIHQHSEQLLEEIIAIRRHLHQHPELSFQEVKTAGYICSLLDAWDIPYRKGIAGTGITAFIRGARPEKKLVALRADMDALPIEEKNTFSFASSNPGVMHACGHDAHMAALLGCARILKEMSGQFEGTVQLIFQPGEEKLPGGALRMMEEGLFSEREPDLIIAQHVDPELESGVLGFRPGAYMASTDELYFTITGKGGHAAMPHRITDPVLITAQIIVALQQIVSRKGNPAVPTVLSIGKVTAAGATNVIPDQVTMEGTFRTFDEPWRAGAHSLIRSVSEHTALAGGVSCECTILKGYPVLVNHPEYTASAMEAAVQYAGEKNVVPLDLRMTSEDFAWYSQKYPAVFYRFGTKTPGAPAQALHTAGFSIHEPALAQAMGAMAYITLYMLNQ
- a CDS encoding sulfite exporter TauE/SafE family protein, with the protein product MTQILLLLLIGLVAGIVSGTMGVGGAIIIVPALVLVMGMGQHEAQGTSLFILTPPVVLLAMLAYAKQGYVNYRFGLIVMVAFFIGGLLGAKLAISLPEQFLKRIFGILIILVGLRLVFGK